A genomic segment from Corylus avellana chromosome ca5, CavTom2PMs-1.0 encodes:
- the LOC132180572 gene encoding uncharacterized protein LOC132180572: MLKLMLGCCKVYISETRNRAALEAIEQAAKLFPEVAIINKFEDEAYNRVGYTLVSKLAPKPSCHSCSLRSAVLSMVKAALETIDLELHCGSHPRLGVVDHICFHPLAYASLIQTAGIAKSLAADIGSSMQVPTFLYGAAHEEGRTLDSIRRELGYFKPNSGGTQWSGGPKSECLPLKPDEGPAQMSKAKGVVVIGATRWVDNYNIPVFSTDIAALRRLAKRLSGRGGGLPSVQAMALAHDDVTEVACNLLEPSKVGGDIVQQEVERLSREEGMAVGKGYFTDLSQEEIVESYLKLDP, encoded by the exons ATGTTAAAATTGATGCTTGGTTGCTGCAAGGTATACATATCTGAAACCCGGAACAGGGCTGCTCTGGAGGCAATAGAACAGGCTGCCAAGCTATTCCCAGAAGTTGCGATTATCAATAAGTTTGAAGATGAGGCTTACAATAGAGTTGGTTACACCCTTGTCTCCAAGTTGGCTCCAAAGCCATCTTGCCACTCATGTTCCTTGAGAAGTGCTGTGCTTTCCATGGTTAAGGCAGCTTTGGAGACAATTGACCTCGAGTTGCATTGTGGAAGTCATCCTCGGCTTGGAGTTGTTGACCACATATGCTTTCACCCCCTGGCATATGCTTCTTTGATCCAAACAGCTGGGATTGCAAAGTCGTTGGCAGCAGATATTGGCTCTAGTATGCAAG TCCCTACTTTTCTATATGGAGCTGCCCATGAGGAGGGGAGGACGCTTGATTCTATCAGAAGAGAGCTGGGTTATTTCAAGCCAAACTCTGGTGGAACTCAATGGAGTGGAGGCCCAAAATCAGAGTGCCTGCCACTGAAGCCAGACGAGGGTCCAGCTCAAATGAGTAAAGCAAAAGGTGTCGTAGTAATTGGAGCAACCCGGTGGGTTGATAACTACAACATCCCTGTCTTCTCTACCGATATCGCTGCTCTTCGTAGGCTTGCAAAGCGTTTAAGTGGGAGAGGAGGTGGGCTTCCTTCAGTACAAGCCATGGCACTAGCACATGATGATGTGACTGAGGTAGCTTGTAATTTGCTGGAACCAAGTAAAGTTGGAGGAGATATAGTTCAACAAGAAGTTGAGAGGCTTTCGAGGGAAGAGGGTATGGCTGTGGGGAAGGGATATTTCACTGATCTATCACAGGAAGAAATAGTTGAAAGTTACTTAAAGTTGGATCCTTGA
- the LOC132181074 gene encoding uncharacterized protein LOC132181074: MAFNPSCKDKKKSIDQSLLLCCKLFISEARNHATLDAIERAGRLDPETVIVNKFPDRSYNRTRYTLVSYVVHDITGSAVYSPLRQTVLAMADAAFGAVNLELHSGAHPRLGVVDDILFHPLARASLDEAAWLAKAVATDIGNRFQVPVYLYAAAHPTGKALDTIRRELGFYRPNFMGNQWVGWPMPEMLPEKPDEGPTTVSRARGISMIGARPWVALYNIPILSRDVSAARKIARMVSARGGGLPTVQTLGLVNGEDSTEIACMLLEPNQIGADRVQNQVEMLAAEEGLDVEKGYFTDFSPEMVIENYMKLISAERD; this comes from the exons ATGGCTTTCAACCCAAGTTGCAAG gacAAGAAGAAAAGCATAGACCAATCCCTGCTACTCTGCTGCAAGCTGTTCATCTCTGAAGCACGTAACCATGCAACTCTTGATGCCATCGAACGGGCAGGGAGGCTTGACCCAGAAACCGTTATCGTCAACAAATTCCCGGATCGATCTTATAACAGGACAAGGTACACCCTCGTATCCTACGTTGTGCACGACATCACCGGGAGTGCCGTTTACAGCCCATTGCGCCAGACTGTCCTAGCCATGGCTGATGCTGCCTTCGGAGCCGTTAACCTCGAGTTACACTCCGGGGCTCACCCCAGGCTCGGCGTTGTCGACGACATTCTTTTCCATCCATTGGCCAGAGCATCATTGGATGAAGCTGCTTGGCTTGCCAAGGCTGTGGCAACGGATATTGGCAATAGATTCCAAG TGCCAGTATATCTGTATGCTGCAGCACACCCAACAGGCAAGGCTCTAGACACCATCAGGCGAGAGCTTGGATTTTACCGGCCCAATTTTATGGGCAACCAATGGGTAGGGTGGCCCATGCCTGAAATGCTTCCGGAGAAGCCCGATGAAGGCCCAACCACTGTTTCTCGGGCTAGAGGAATCTCGATGATCGGGGCACGTCCATGGGTTGCATTGTACAACATACCCATCTTGTCCAGAGATGTCTCGGCTGCTCGAAAGATTGCTCGCATGGTGAGTGCCAGAGGTGGCGGGCTTCCGACAGTGCAAACACTGGGCTTGGTTAATGGTGAGGATTCAACAGAGATAGCTTGCATGCTGTTGGAACCAAATCAAATTGGTGCAGACCGGGTCCAGAACCAGGTTGAGATGCTAGCAGCCGAAGAAGGGTTGGATGTGGAGAAGGGATACTTTACAGATTTTTCACCAGAGATGGTTATTGAAAATTACATGAAATTGATCTCTGCTGAAAGAGACTAA